One window from the genome of Streptomyces cadmiisoli encodes:
- a CDS encoding molybdopterin molybdotransferase MoeA yields the protein MTAHDVRSGDVDDLGVDEALALVKADREDRGNGTAGPASAPSSQGDAASQDGAGARTEGGPHHGASPRAGDRHHKATPWPDARETAARAARGRVRRAPVSVSLDEALGLVLAAPLTALTDLPSFDTSAMDGWAVAGPGPWAVRDEGVLAGHAEAAPLGDGEAVRIATGARIPPDTTAVLRSEHGRTDDKARLHATREVGHGQDIRPRGQECRNGDHLLPPGTLVTPAVLGLAAAAGYDTLTAIPRPRADVLVLGDELLTEGRPHDGLIRDALGPMLPPWLRALGAEVGVVRRLGDDADALHRAIAESDADLVVTTGGTAAGPVDHVHPTLSRLGAELLVNGVQVRPGHPMLLARTKEHQHLVGLPGNPLAAVSGLLTLAEPLLRTLAARSAQEPYTLPLQDTVQGHPYDTRLVPLVLRGDRAVPLHYNGPAMLRGIAAADALAVVPPGGARPGQEVEILDLPWAAAGIGVCFT from the coding sequence ATGACGGCCCACGATGTCCGCAGCGGGGATGTCGACGACCTGGGTGTCGACGAGGCGCTGGCGCTCGTGAAGGCCGACCGGGAGGACCGGGGCAACGGCACCGCCGGCCCTGCGTCCGCTCCGTCCTCGCAGGGCGACGCCGCTTCACAGGACGGCGCCGGCGCGCGGACGGAGGGCGGGCCTCACCACGGCGCGTCACCGCGAGCGGGGGACCGGCACCACAAGGCCACCCCCTGGCCCGACGCGCGTGAGACCGCCGCCCGTGCGGCCCGTGGACGGGTTCGCCGCGCACCCGTCTCCGTGTCCCTCGACGAGGCGCTGGGTCTCGTTCTGGCGGCGCCCCTCACCGCCCTGACCGATCTCCCCTCCTTCGACACCTCCGCCATGGACGGCTGGGCGGTCGCCGGGCCCGGACCCTGGGCGGTACGCGACGAGGGTGTTCTGGCCGGGCACGCCGAGGCCGCGCCGCTCGGCGACGGCGAGGCCGTGCGGATCGCCACCGGCGCCCGGATCCCGCCCGACACCACCGCGGTGCTGCGCAGCGAGCACGGCCGTACGGACGACAAGGCGAGGCTGCACGCGACCCGAGAGGTGGGGCACGGACAGGACATCCGGCCCCGGGGCCAGGAGTGCCGCAACGGCGACCATCTCCTGCCGCCCGGCACCCTCGTGACCCCCGCCGTGCTGGGTCTCGCCGCTGCTGCCGGGTACGACACCCTCACCGCCATCCCCCGTCCCCGTGCCGACGTCCTCGTGCTCGGCGACGAACTGCTCACCGAGGGCCGGCCGCACGACGGACTGATCCGGGACGCGCTCGGCCCGATGCTGCCGCCCTGGCTGCGGGCGCTCGGCGCCGAGGTCGGCGTGGTGCGGCGGCTCGGTGACGACGCCGACGCCCTGCACCGGGCCATCGCGGAGAGCGACGCCGACCTGGTCGTCACCACGGGCGGGACGGCCGCGGGCCCTGTCGACCACGTCCACCCCACGCTGAGCCGTCTGGGCGCCGAGCTGCTGGTGAACGGGGTCCAGGTGCGCCCCGGGCATCCGATGCTGCTGGCACGCACCAAGGAGCACCAGCACCTCGTCGGTCTGCCGGGCAACCCTCTCGCCGCCGTCTCCGGCCTGCTCACCCTGGCCGAGCCGTTGCTGCGTACGCTCGCCGCCCGGTCGGCGCAGGAGCCGTACACCTTGCCCTTGCAGGACACCGTGCAGGGGCATCCGTACGACACCCGGCTCGTCCCGCTCGTGCTGCGGGGCGACCGTGCCGTGCCGCTGCACTACAACGGTCCGGCCATGCTGCGGGGGATCGCCGCGGCCGATGCCCTCGCGGTTGTGCCGCCGGGCGGTGCGCGGCCGGGGCAGGAGGTCGAGATCCTCGATCTGCCGTGGGCGGCAGCGGGGATCGGGGTGTGTTTCACGTGA
- a CDS encoding NTP transferase domain-containing protein, which translates to MSQNRHGSRSPGEHDGDYDAVVLAGGAARRLGGADKPGVRVGGRALLDRVLAACADARNTVVVADPRPTARPVTWAREDPPGGGPLAALGAGLPHTTADRVVLLSADLPFLGTPTVKGLLAELDAGTADGVVLTDPDGRDQPLVAAYRARPLHGTLASLRTEHGGLTGLPLRRLTAALNLTRISDPVASFDCDTWDDIATARARIREHGHVLDEWISAVKDELGIDLDVDTGVLLDLARDAAHGVARPAAPLTTFLVGYAAARSGGGPEAVAEAARKAAALARRWAEEDAVENAADGKPGTGPDAG; encoded by the coding sequence ATGAGCCAGAACCGGCACGGCAGCCGCTCACCCGGCGAGCACGACGGTGACTACGACGCCGTCGTCCTCGCCGGCGGTGCCGCGCGGCGGCTCGGCGGCGCGGACAAGCCCGGGGTACGCGTGGGCGGACGGGCACTGCTCGACCGGGTGCTCGCCGCCTGCGCCGACGCGCGGAACACGGTCGTCGTCGCCGACCCGAGGCCGACGGCACGGCCGGTCACCTGGGCGCGGGAGGACCCACCGGGCGGCGGACCGCTCGCGGCGCTCGGCGCCGGGCTGCCCCACACCACGGCGGACCGGGTGGTGCTCCTCTCGGCCGACCTGCCCTTCCTCGGCACGCCCACGGTCAAGGGGCTGCTGGCCGAGCTGGACGCGGGCACGGCCGACGGAGTGGTTCTCACCGACCCCGACGGCCGCGACCAGCCGCTCGTGGCCGCCTACCGGGCGCGGCCCCTGCACGGGACACTCGCGTCCCTGCGGACCGAGCACGGCGGACTCACCGGACTGCCCCTGCGGCGCCTGACCGCCGCACTGAACCTCACCCGCATCTCCGACCCCGTCGCGTCCTTCGACTGCGACACCTGGGACGACATCGCCACCGCCAGGGCACGCATCAGGGAGCATGGGCACGTGTTGGATGAATGGATCTCCGCAGTCAAGGACGAGCTCGGCATCGACCTCGATGTCGACACCGGTGTCCTGCTCGATCTCGCCCGCGACGCCGCCCACGGGGTGGCCCGGCCGGCGGCACCGCTGACCACCTTCCTCGTCGGCTACGCCGCGGCCCGGTCCGGCGGGGGCCCCGAAGCCGTCGCCGAGGCCGCCCGCAAGGCCGCCGCCCTCGCCCGGCGCTGGGCCGAGGAGGACGCCGTGGAGAACGCCGCGGACGGCAAGCCCGGTACCGGCCCGGACGCGGGATGA